The following proteins are encoded in a genomic region of Burkholderia gladioli:
- a CDS encoding ABC transporter permease gives MKSVAEPGAANLAADGGTPPRARRAAGWLERGGLVALLLALVAGFAWREPAFIGVDNLFSILQAASIVALLAIGVTVTLAVGGFDLSVGSTAATAQMAASYVLVVWHGGAWAALGACLLLGIATGLLNGLLITRLKVPDQLATLGTLFLLAGLQLIPTGGRSLATGTILPDGSEASGEFPAAFLALGRLRWLDIVPLPVLILLAVTILAVLLTEFSRWGRVLYATGGNETAARLAGAPTARYRVAAYVASACIASLGGALIAARVGRGDVGAGHSLLLDAVAAALIGYAVWGLKRPNVVGAVTGAIFVDVLLNGLTMLNAPYYMQDFIKGALLVGALAFTFGIGARRIR, from the coding sequence ATGAAGAGCGTGGCCGAGCCGGGCGCCGCCAACCTCGCCGCCGACGGCGGCACGCCGCCGCGCGCGCGCCGCGCCGCCGGGTGGCTCGAACGCGGCGGGCTGGTCGCGCTCTTGCTGGCGCTGGTGGCCGGCTTCGCCTGGCGTGAGCCGGCCTTCATCGGCGTGGACAACCTGTTCAGCATCCTGCAGGCCGCCTCGATCGTCGCGCTGCTGGCGATCGGCGTGACCGTCACGCTGGCGGTGGGCGGCTTCGACCTGTCGGTGGGCAGCACGGCCGCCACCGCGCAGATGGCGGCCAGCTACGTGCTGGTGGTCTGGCACGGCGGCGCCTGGGCCGCGCTGGGTGCCTGCCTGCTGCTCGGCATCGCCACCGGCCTGCTCAACGGCCTGCTGATCACGCGGCTCAAGGTGCCCGACCAGCTCGCCACGCTCGGCACCTTGTTCCTGCTGGCCGGGCTGCAACTGATCCCGACCGGCGGTCGGTCGCTGGCCACCGGCACCATCCTGCCCGACGGCAGCGAGGCCAGCGGCGAATTCCCGGCCGCCTTCCTGGCGCTGGGGCGGCTGCGCTGGCTCGATATCGTGCCGCTGCCGGTGCTGATCCTGCTGGCGGTGACGATCCTGGCCGTGCTGCTGACCGAGTTCAGCCGCTGGGGACGCGTGCTCTATGCCACCGGCGGCAACGAGACGGCCGCGCGGCTGGCCGGCGCGCCCACCGCGCGCTACCGCGTGGCCGCCTATGTCGCCTCGGCCTGCATCGCCTCGCTCGGCGGCGCGCTGATCGCCGCGCGAGTGGGGCGCGGCGACGTCGGCGCCGGCCATTCGCTGCTGCTCGACGCGGTGGCCGCCGCGCTGATCGGCTACGCGGTGTGGGGCCTCAAGCGGCCCAACGTGGTCGGCGCGGTGACCGGCGCGATCTTCGTCGACGTGCTGCTCAACGGCCTGACCATGCTCAATGCGCCGTATTACATGCAGGACTTCATCAAGGGCGCGCTGCTGGTCGGCGCGCTCGCCTTCACCTTCGGGATCGGCGCCCGGCGCATACGCTAG
- a CDS encoding sugar ABC transporter ATP-binding protein, protein MSAVPPVLEARGLLKRFGATRALDGVDLVLGAGEVVALMGANGAGKSTVVKILSGVLRPDGGTIHLRGRPFAPGDAQQARAGGVATMHQSIADAIVPGLSVADNLLLDRMNRRGGIGFERPSTRRREAAAIAARIGLDVPLAAPAADQSIAVRQLITLARALDAAPALLILDEPTASLSAEEAARLFAALDRLREQGVAILLVSHRPGDLRRMADRAVVLRDGRVVARIEAPFDYDAATEAMIGRPLPRHRPRSTASVTGSPLAAAAPMPALQEGLSIRGLKLFADAPPLDLDAARGEIVALTGPVGGGKSRLARTLYGVEPPASGAISLDGRPWRPRGPADSVAAGVFMLGEDRWTSSLFPDSVPFASIAGTIGFPFLVRWFRRGRVDRGHERARAAELIAAMSIRCQGPDDRVVRLSGGNQQKVALARGFVEPARLLLLDEPFQGVDVGARAEIVEILRRGASGHATLVFVSDPEEAFEVADRVLEFDRLRIGRGHDVLRETAA, encoded by the coding sequence ATGAGCGCGGTGCCGCCGGTGCTGGAGGCGCGCGGCTTGCTCAAGCGTTTCGGCGCGACGCGCGCGCTCGACGGCGTCGACCTGGTGCTCGGCGCGGGCGAGGTGGTGGCGCTGATGGGCGCGAACGGCGCGGGCAAGTCGACCGTGGTGAAGATCCTGAGCGGCGTGCTGCGGCCCGACGGCGGCACGATCCATCTGCGTGGGCGGCCGTTCGCGCCGGGCGACGCGCAGCAGGCCAGGGCCGGCGGCGTGGCCACCATGCACCAGTCGATCGCCGACGCGATCGTGCCGGGCCTCTCGGTGGCCGACAACCTGTTGCTCGACCGGATGAACCGGCGCGGCGGCATCGGCTTCGAAAGACCCTCGACGCGGCGCCGCGAGGCGGCCGCGATCGCCGCGCGGATCGGCCTGGACGTGCCGCTGGCGGCGCCGGCGGCCGACCAGTCGATCGCGGTGCGCCAGTTGATCACGCTGGCGCGCGCGCTCGATGCCGCGCCGGCCTTGCTGATCCTCGACGAGCCCACCGCCAGCCTGTCGGCCGAGGAGGCCGCGCGCCTGTTCGCGGCGCTGGACCGGCTGCGCGAGCAGGGCGTGGCGATCCTGCTGGTCTCGCATCGTCCCGGCGACCTGCGCCGCATGGCCGATCGTGCCGTGGTGCTGCGCGATGGCCGCGTGGTGGCGCGCATCGAGGCGCCGTTCGACTACGACGCGGCCACCGAGGCGATGATCGGCCGGCCCTTGCCGCGCCATCGGCCGCGCTCGACGGCGAGCGTGACTGGCTCGCCACTGGCCGCGGCGGCGCCGATGCCCGCGCTGCAGGAAGGGCTCTCGATCCGTGGCCTGAAGCTGTTCGCCGATGCGCCGCCGCTCGATCTCGATGCCGCGCGCGGCGAGATCGTCGCCCTGACGGGCCCCGTCGGCGGCGGCAAGTCGCGTCTGGCGCGCACGCTGTACGGCGTCGAGCCGCCCGCCTCGGGCGCGATCTCGCTCGACGGCCGGCCCTGGCGCCCGCGCGGCCCGGCCGATTCGGTCGCGGCCGGCGTGTTCATGCTCGGCGAGGACCGCTGGACCAGCTCGCTGTTTCCCGATTCGGTGCCTTTCGCCTCGATCGCCGGCACCATCGGCTTCCCGTTCCTGGTGCGCTGGTTCCGTCGCGGCCGCGTCGATCGCGGCCACGAACGTGCCCGCGCGGCCGAGCTGATCGCCGCCATGTCGATCCGTTGCCAGGGGCCGGACGATCGCGTGGTGCGCCTGTCGGGCGGCAACCAGCAGAAGGTGGCGCTGGCGCGCGGCTTCGTCGAGCCGGCGCGGCTGCTGCTGCTCGACGAACCGTTCCAGGGCGTCGACGTCGGCGCGCGTGCCGAGATCGTCGAGATCCTGCGGCGCGGCGCGAGCGGGCACGCCACCCTGGTGTTCGTCAGCGATCCGGAGGAGGCCTTCGAGGTCGCCGACCGGGTGTTGGAATTCGACCGGCTGCGGATCGGCCGCGGCCACGATGTCTTGAGGGAGACCGCAGCATGA
- a CDS encoding ABC transporter substrate-binding protein, whose translation MPMRFLLRLLLLATLVLPALAAQAAPLTIRIGVAQQGAGDPPTFGGSAGATVQQQKLLEKEFERDGIRVQWLFFKGAGPAVNEAIADKSIDFALQGDLPAVLARANGLNTHLIAAVGVRSGIKIGVPTGSDIHSVKDLKGKRVGIFRGTNLQLVIDNVLAANGLDERELRVINLDTASALAALASKGIDASVNDYHLSKLVDSGLAKIIYESQNDGPQYTRQSHLLVLDDFERAHPELVQRVVNVFVSASRWASDEANRDALLAQWAQSGIPVSSWQAEFPAGTLKSRNSPLLDPFFVARYQAVAQDALKLKLIRRPVDVNGWIEPKYLDNALKAQHLEHYWPSYDAAGKPRA comes from the coding sequence ATGCCCATGCGCTTCCTGCTTCGCCTGCTGCTGCTCGCCACCCTCGTCCTGCCGGCCCTGGCCGCGCAGGCCGCCCCGCTCACCATTCGCATCGGCGTCGCCCAGCAGGGCGCGGGCGATCCGCCCACCTTCGGCGGCAGCGCCGGCGCCACGGTGCAGCAGCAGAAGCTGCTGGAGAAGGAATTCGAGCGCGACGGCATCCGCGTGCAATGGCTGTTCTTCAAGGGCGCGGGTCCGGCCGTCAACGAGGCGATCGCCGACAAGTCGATCGACTTCGCGCTGCAAGGCGACCTGCCCGCCGTGCTGGCGCGCGCCAACGGCCTGAACACGCACCTGATCGCGGCGGTGGGCGTGCGCAGCGGCATCAAGATCGGCGTGCCGACCGGCTCCGACATCCATTCGGTGAAGGACCTCAAGGGCAAGCGCGTGGGCATCTTCCGCGGCACCAACCTGCAACTCGTGATCGACAACGTGCTGGCCGCCAACGGCCTGGACGAACGCGAGCTGCGCGTGATCAACCTCGACACCGCGAGCGCGCTGGCCGCGCTGGCCTCGAAGGGGATCGACGCCTCGGTCAACGACTACCATCTCTCGAAGCTGGTCGACAGCGGGCTGGCGAAGATCATCTACGAATCGCAGAACGACGGCCCGCAGTACACGCGGCAATCGCACCTGCTGGTGCTCGACGATTTCGAGCGCGCGCATCCCGAGCTGGTGCAGCGCGTGGTGAACGTGTTCGTGAGCGCCTCGCGCTGGGCCTCGGACGAGGCCAACCGCGACGCGCTGCTCGCGCAATGGGCGCAAAGCGGCATCCCGGTGTCGTCCTGGCAGGCCGAATTCCCGGCCGGCACGCTGAAGTCGCGCAACTCGCCGCTGCTCGACCCGTTCTTCGTGGCGCGCTACCAGGCGGTCGCCCAGGATGCGCTCAAGCTCAAGCTGATCCGCCGGCCGGTGGACGTGAACGGCTGGATCGAGCCGAAGTACCTCGACAACGCGCTCAAGGCCCAGCATCTCGAGCACTACTGGCCGAGCTACGACGCCGCCGGCAAGCCGCGGGCCTGA